A single region of the Bifidobacterium asteroides DSM 20089 genome encodes:
- a CDS encoding glycoside hydrolase family 36 protein: MNPTSLSLGEPDWITLTTDADRETAPAGRPFHAAPDARVSLKGESALTVSLTAGSTPIRSLALRWTRPMPADDLYLGDAWERGYGRMGFQTMRANRFMPWYFLAAGQEQTEGYGVATGANAFCFWQVDTAGITLFLDLRNGGSGLVLDGRLLEAATIICLQYPLQERAGGPVFAVASDFCSRISRKGLMPPEPVYGSNNWYYAYGDSSRSRILADAEYLADLTQGNAHRPTMVVDDGWQDHHRLEDYNGGPWRRGNQKFGDMGALADQIKAMGIKPGIWYRPLLNEDETIADQFRLPHNGCLDPSNPQALDYIRQDIAQLGEWGYQLVKHDFSTFDLLGRWGFQMNPWPSPDGWHFYDRSLTSAQVVKQLYRAIFEQATETGMLVQGCNVVGHLGVGFMQINRTGDDTSGLQWERTRQIGVNTLAFRLPQNGSFYATDADCVGISDSIDWELNRQWMDLLARTGTPLFFSARPGSLTAGQEDQLRQALALASTGGAHALPSDWLVNDCPEIWTDDGGARRYSWYEPAGLEFADMPERYDGYLSAV, translated from the coding sequence ATGAACCCAACCAGCCTTAGCCTGGGAGAGCCGGACTGGATTACGCTGACCACCGATGCCGACAGGGAGACAGCACCCGCAGGCAGGCCTTTTCACGCAGCCCCCGATGCGAGGGTCAGCCTCAAGGGCGAATCCGCTCTGACGGTCAGCCTGACCGCCGGCTCCACCCCCATCCGGTCCCTGGCGCTGCGCTGGACCAGGCCCATGCCCGCCGACGACCTCTATCTGGGCGATGCCTGGGAGCGTGGCTACGGCCGCATGGGTTTCCAGACCATGCGTGCCAACCGGTTCATGCCCTGGTACTTCCTGGCGGCGGGTCAGGAGCAGACCGAGGGGTACGGGGTGGCCACCGGTGCCAACGCTTTCTGCTTCTGGCAGGTCGATACGGCCGGCATCACCCTCTTCCTTGACCTGCGCAACGGCGGCAGTGGTCTGGTGCTGGACGGACGGCTGCTTGAAGCGGCCACCATCATCTGCCTGCAATATCCGCTCCAGGAGCGGGCTGGCGGTCCGGTCTTTGCTGTGGCCAGTGACTTCTGCTCCCGGATCAGCCGCAAGGGCCTTATGCCCCCTGAGCCGGTCTACGGGAGCAATAACTGGTACTACGCCTACGGGGACTCCAGCCGTTCCCGGATTCTTGCCGATGCCGAGTATCTGGCCGACCTGACCCAGGGCAACGCCCACCGCCCCACCATGGTCGTGGACGACGGCTGGCAGGACCACCACCGGCTTGAGGACTACAACGGTGGCCCCTGGCGGCGTGGCAACCAGAAGTTCGGCGACATGGGCGCCCTGGCCGACCAGATCAAGGCCATGGGCATCAAGCCCGGCATCTGGTACCGCCCGCTCCTCAACGAGGATGAGACCATTGCCGACCAGTTCAGGCTCCCGCACAACGGATGCCTGGACCCCTCGAACCCGCAGGCCCTGGACTACATCCGCCAGGACATCGCCCAGCTGGGGGAGTGGGGCTACCAGCTGGTCAAGCATGATTTCAGCACCTTCGACCTGCTGGGCAGGTGGGGCTTCCAGATGAACCCCTGGCCCAGCCCGGACGGCTGGCACTTCTACGACCGGAGCCTGACCAGCGCCCAGGTGGTCAAGCAGCTCTACCGGGCCATCTTCGAGCAGGCCACCGAGACCGGAATGCTGGTTCAGGGGTGCAATGTGGTCGGCCACCTGGGCGTCGGCTTCATGCAGATCAACCGAACCGGCGACGACACCAGCGGCCTGCAGTGGGAGCGGACCAGGCAGATCGGAGTCAACACCCTGGCCTTCCGCCTGCCTCAGAACGGGAGCTTCTACGCCACCGACGCCGACTGCGTGGGCATATCCGACTCAATCGACTGGGAGCTCAACCGCCAGTGGATGGATCTCTTGGCGCGGACCGGCACCCCGCTCTTCTTTTCGGCCCGCCCCGGCAGCCTGACCGCCGGCCAGGAGGATCAGCTCAGGCAGGCGCTGGCCCTGGCCTCGACTGGTGGCGCCCATGCACTTCCCTCGGACTGGCTGGTCAACGACTGCCCTGAAATTTGGACTGACGACGGCGGCGCTCGCCGATACTCCTGGTATGAGCCGGCTGGCCTGGAGTTCGCGGACATGCCCGAGCGCTACGACGGGTATCTTTCCGCCGTCTAG